In Nitrospirota bacterium, a genomic segment contains:
- a CDS encoding PhoH family protein, with translation MELDIEQELGFLESDLSRSFKTMEQALDVAVSFRGNKVILRGDEVNVRRAVNLINELRDLRRKGHSLSPDDIRYVVGMMAQGEDVSVKRLVESNIAVSTKRRHIVPKTKMQAEYVKAMRTHDMVFGIGPAGTGKTYLAMAMAVNALLGKTVNRIVLARPAVEAGEKLGFLPGDIYEKVNPYLRPLYDALYDMMELEKANRLIERGVIEIAPLAFMRGRTLNDSFIILDEAQNTTSEQMKMYLTRLGYNSKTVITGDITQIDLPPGKVSGLVEAKNVLGAVEGIKVVYFSGKDVVRHRLVQEIVEAYDRFEKRHKEEDGEQGGSDGRAPGEEI, from the coding sequence TTGGAGCTCGACATCGAGCAGGAGCTGGGGTTTCTGGAGAGCGACCTCAGCAGAAGTTTCAAGACAATGGAGCAGGCCCTGGACGTGGCCGTCAGCTTCAGGGGGAACAAGGTCATCCTCCGGGGGGACGAGGTCAACGTCCGGAGGGCCGTGAACCTCATCAACGAGCTGAGGGACCTGCGCCGGAAGGGACACTCCCTGAGCCCCGACGACATCCGCTACGTCGTGGGCATGATGGCCCAGGGGGAGGACGTATCGGTCAAGAGGCTCGTCGAGAGCAACATCGCCGTCTCGACGAAGCGCCGGCACATCGTCCCCAAGACGAAGATGCAGGCCGAATACGTAAAGGCCATGCGCACCCACGACATGGTTTTCGGCATCGGTCCGGCCGGCACGGGCAAGACGTACCTGGCCATGGCCATGGCGGTCAACGCCCTTTTGGGCAAGACGGTCAACCGCATCGTCTTGGCTCGGCCCGCCGTGGAGGCCGGGGAGAAGCTGGGGTTTCTCCCGGGGGACATCTACGAGAAGGTCAACCCCTACCTCAGGCCCCTGTACGACGCCCTCTACGACATGATGGAGCTGGAGAAGGCCAACCGGCTCATCGAGCGGGGGGTCATAGAAATCGCCCCCCTGGCCTTCATGCGGGGCAGAACCCTGAACGACAGCTTCATCATCCTCGACGAGGCGCAAAACACGACCTCGGAGCAGATGAAGATGTACCTCACCCGCCTGGGGTATAACTCCAAGACGGTCATTACGGGAGACATCACGCAGATAGACCTTCCCCCGGGGAAGGTCTCCGGCCTGGTCGAGGCCAAGAACGTCCTGGGTGCCGTCGAGGGGATAAAAGTTGTATACTTCTCCGGAAAAGACGTGGTCCGTCACCGGCTGGTGCAGGAGATAGTGGAAGCATATGACAGATTCGAAAAACGGCATAAAGAGGAAGACGGAGAGCAAGGCGGCTCAGACGGCCGCGCCCCCGGCGAAGAAATATAA
- a CDS encoding HDIG domain-containing protein has translation MTDSKNGIKRKTESKAAQTAAPPAKKYKPYLALAGLALLVSLTMQRTWDVERFFGALLVSGLLVFTLYRDIVRYQPPWLRKRRMLLLLGIMVVGTLWLGWLAEQTLLGLSKGFDIEAAGAISYGIPLAAGAMLVALLFDFHTALAFSLVVSLLGGLWQQDAGFAVYVFLGSLTAAFSMIRCKKRTAILWGGIYVLAANLLALVTLLLFHGELFTATAPLGAAMAVACSVAVVATVSLALPILESVFKVTTDISLLELLDLDQPLMKSLMISAPGTYHHSIIVGNLVEACAEDVGVNPLLARVGAYYHDIGKVKMPEYFIENQPMGVSKHEKLTPHMSSMILTSHVKEGVELAAVHKLPEEVIDIIKQHHGNALITYFYEKAKGQPSSTELSEQEYKYPGPKPQTRIAALIMMADAVEAASRVLNDPTPSRISALVDKIINHIFLEGQLDECELTLKDIHVIKSRFTRILTGILHKRVDYPGFEFNREGGDGEGKHKQPPKEDKARQKAARDGQPEGPQPAWTTKDRT, from the coding sequence ATGACAGATTCGAAAAACGGCATAAAGAGGAAGACGGAGAGCAAGGCGGCTCAGACGGCCGCGCCCCCGGCGAAGAAATATAAGCCGTACCTCGCCCTGGCGGGACTGGCCCTCCTTGTCTCCCTCACCATGCAGAGGACGTGGGACGTGGAGCGGTTCTTCGGGGCGCTGCTGGTCTCGGGGCTCCTCGTCTTCACCCTGTACCGGGACATCGTGAGGTACCAGCCCCCATGGCTCAGGAAGAGGCGGATGCTCCTCCTGCTGGGGATAATGGTGGTGGGCACCCTGTGGCTGGGATGGCTCGCCGAGCAGACGCTTCTGGGCCTGTCCAAGGGGTTTGACATCGAGGCCGCCGGGGCCATCTCCTACGGGATACCCCTAGCCGCCGGGGCCATGCTGGTGGCCCTGCTGTTCGATTTCCACACGGCGCTGGCCTTCTCCCTGGTGGTGAGCCTCCTGGGCGGACTCTGGCAGCAGGACGCCGGTTTCGCCGTCTACGTCTTCCTGGGGAGCCTGACCGCGGCCTTCAGCATGATACGCTGCAAGAAGAGGACCGCCATCCTCTGGGGCGGAATCTACGTCCTCGCGGCCAACCTTCTGGCCCTGGTCACCCTGCTTCTTTTCCACGGCGAACTTTTCACGGCCACCGCCCCCCTGGGGGCGGCCATGGCCGTCGCCTGCTCGGTGGCCGTGGTGGCCACGGTCTCCCTGGCCCTGCCCATCCTGGAGAGCGTTTTCAAGGTGACCACGGACATCAGCCTCCTGGAGCTTCTGGACCTGGATCAGCCGCTGATGAAGAGCCTGATGATAAGCGCGCCGGGAACCTACCACCACAGCATCATCGTGGGCAACCTGGTGGAGGCCTGCGCCGAGGACGTCGGGGTCAATCCCCTCCTGGCCCGGGTGGGCGCGTACTACCACGACATCGGGAAAGTGAAGATGCCGGAGTACTTCATCGAGAACCAGCCCATGGGTGTGAGCAAGCACGAGAAGCTTACCCCCCACATGTCCAGCATGATCCTCACCTCCCACGTCAAGGAGGGAGTCGAGCTCGCCGCCGTGCACAAGCTCCCCGAGGAGGTCATAGACATCATCAAGCAGCACCACGGCAACGCCCTTATCACCTACTTCTACGAGAAGGCCAAGGGCCAGCCCAGCAGCACCGAGCTCTCCGAGCAGGAGTACAAGTACCCCGGCCCGAAGCCCCAGACGCGCATCGCCGCCCTCATCATGATGGCCGACGCCGTGGAGGCCGCCTCCCGCGTGCTCAACGACCCCACGCCCTCGCGGATTTCGGCCCTGGTGGACAAGATCATCAACCACATATTCCTCGAGGGCCAGCTCGACGAGTGCGAGCTCACCCTCAAGGACATCCACGTCATCAAGTCCCGGTTCACCCGCATCCTCACCGGCATCCTGCACAAGAGGGTGGACTATCCGGGATTCGAGTTCAACAGGGAAGGCGGCGATGGCGAAGGTAAGCATAAGCAACCGCCAAAGGAAGATAAAGCTCGACAGAAAGCGGCTCGAGACGGACAGCCTGAAGGCCCTCAGCCTGCTTGGACTACAAAGGACAGAACTTAG
- the ybeY gene encoding rRNA maturation RNase YbeY, producing MAKVSISNRQRKIKLDRKRLETDSLKALSLLGLQRTELSVLLAGPERVRQLNRTYRGRDHATDVLSFPLHDLSRGFPVESEILLGDVVINPVRAEEQAREQGVALEEELRRLLVHGLLHLLGYEHEASPEQARRMRRKERDLLRKLRQP from the coding sequence ATGGCGAAGGTAAGCATAAGCAACCGCCAAAGGAAGATAAAGCTCGACAGAAAGCGGCTCGAGACGGACAGCCTGAAGGCCCTCAGCCTGCTTGGACTACAAAGGACAGAACTTAGCGTCCTTCTGGCCGGTCCCGAGCGGGTGCGGCAGTTGAACCGCACCTACCGCGGCCGGGACCACGCCACCGACGTCCTCTCCTTCCCCCTGCACGACCTGTCCCGGGGCTTCCCCGTGGAAAGCGAGATCCTCCTGGGGGACGTCGTCATAAACCCCGTGCGCGCCGAGGAGCAGGCGAGGGAGCAGGGGGTTGCCCTTGAGGAGGAACTGAGGCGCCTTCTGGTGCACGGGCTTCTGCACCTGCTGGGTTACGAGCACGAAGCCTCGCCGGAGCAGGCCCGCCGCATGAGGCGGAAGGAGCGGGACCTCCTCCGGAAACTCCGGCAGCCCTGA